In the Clostridium cellulovorans 743B genome, TATTCAAGTATACATACACTAACATTGCATACTAATTTTATATTAAAGGAGTTGTTACTTTGAAAAAGCTATTATACATTACCGTTAACTCTAAACCAGAGAGCTTATCAGCAAGCAAAACCATTGGTAGAGACTTTGTCAATAAATTTCTTGATAAATATCCCGATTTTGAGATAGAAGAGTTAGATTTATATAAAGAACATATACCTAGATTGGAATATGCATATTTTGAAGGTAGAAATTGCGTTGTGAGTGAAGAAGCAGCAAGAAAGCTTCCTGAAAAAGAGCAAACGGAAATTCATAAAATATTAGAGTTATGTAATCAATTTATACAAGCAGATGTTTATGTAATAGCTTCGCCTATGTGGAGTTTATCCTTTCCTGCTCCATTGAAGGAATATATAGATTGTATAGTGCAAGTTGGTAAGACAATTACCTTTCCTAAGAAAGCAGATAAACCTGAAGGACTTCTAAATGATAAACCTAGGACCGCAGTTTATATTCAATCTTCTGGTGGAAACATTGCATGGATGATGAGACCGATGCTTAATAAAGGGTTAGACTATATCGAGGATATTATGAAGTTCATGGGTATAAGCGAATTTGAAAGACTATTGGTAGATGGCACAGGCACTACCAAAGAAGAAATGACAATTGCTATTGAAAAATCTAAGAAAAAAATTGGCAGCATTATCGACAAGATGGATATAAAAGAGACTGTACTTTCATAGACAGTTTTTTTGTAATAAGTATCTTTTATTTCACAACTTAAAACAAATTCTCATTAATTATATTATACATAAGGTTCTGACATCATGCACTAATTCTAAACTTTACACTTAACTGACCAATTAGATTAACTTCCTCCTCACTCAGTTTAATAGAAAAATTAATGAACTCTTATTTTAGAACCACAGATAAAACCTGTGGTATTCATTAAACAAATGGTAACAAGTAGCCCCTCATCCTTGAAGGATTCTACTTCTTACCATTTGTTTAATCTAATGCGATTCTTATGATACTCTTTTATCAAAACCATTTGTATCTCACTTCTATCTTTTATTATGTTATATACCATATTGTCCACTCCTACAATTTAAAGGTTAATTCATAGCTTCCTTTAATTTCATCCATATTTCCATCTTTGTTGTTTCAGAAGTATGTGTTTCTTTACTTATGCTATCCATAACGGGTAGAACATAGACTTTTTTGTAAACCATTAATTGATAATCATAAATATTTTTTGCAAGATTCAACAAATACTTTGATACGTGAAATATATCCAAATGGCTTATCAGGAGCAAATTCTATGGAAGCTAAGAAAACTGTTAACTCCAGATCAAATAACAACTCAGTAGCATCAAATTCATCCTTGGTAATATTATACTTCTTCAATACATCTATTTCATTGAAATTCCAACCACCATATTTTCTTATACCATAATCAAAATTATAGAAAGGTACTGCTAATGAAAGACCAAAATCAATTATAGCTCCAACTTTAGTCACTCCCTCTGAATTAATAGCTATCACATTATGCGTTCCTAAATCTCTATGATTAAATGAAGACGGAACATTGGTAGAAAGCTTTAAAGAACAAAATTCGGTAGCCCTTGAAATTAGCGCAAGCTCATTTTCAGTAAAAATATTAAGTTGCCTAGCATCTTCAATTAATATTTCACTTATTGATAAATATGCCTCTCTCCAAGTAGCGTATTTACCTATAATACTATTTTCATAAATATCACCATAATATGAAAAATTAATATTTCTCATCTTTTCAACGATATCCTCTATCTCATTCGCAATATTTTGCTTTTCACTTTCATTCAAGTCATTCCATATTTCTATAAGGAGTTCTCCTTCAATAAATTCTTCCAATACATATCTGGTATCTATCTCTTCTTTAGTAAAATCATATTGTATTATTTTTTTGCAAGGTATCCCTGCCTTATTCATTAATTTAATGCCTTCTACCTCACGTTCAATTTGGCCACATCGTGTCCTAGGCATTATAGTAGCATTCTCACACTTTAAGAAAAATTTATTATCAGGATTTTTAGTAACAAGATAATAACAAGTATTATTGGCACCTACTGCATAAGGTTCTATAACTTTTAACTTACATTTTTCACCTTGTGATTTTTTAAGTAACTGTTCAACTCTGCCTATAAATTCTTCTGATATTTCTAAATTCATAAAATATCTCCTTTTATTCTATTCATTCCGATGTATTAGCATACTTATTTAAATATAGATTTACAATTATGGTATGTAATGTAGGACCTTTAAGTCCGGTTTAATAAGTCTTTTTTATGACAGGTATCCAAATCTCACATCGACAGCCTGTATCATTATTACCATAATACCTCTCCATTTCAGGGGCATCAGCATGTTCATAACTTGATGCAGGAAACCATTCAGATCCAATTCTTCTCCACATTTCATGAATATCTTCATCACTATTATTCTCAACCTCAAAAATTGCCCATGTTAAAGATGGAATTTCTAGTATTCTAAACTCTGTTAGTATATTTGTATTTGTATCAGTAACATCGCAGCCTATCATGTACCTCATAGAACCATCTTGAGGATTATGATTGAAAAGAACACCAACATCCAAAATCCCATTTTCCGGTTTTCCAGCATTTCTGATTATTTTTGCACTTGTACCATCAGAAATACATTTTGCATAAAACTCAGGAATTTCACTAAAACATCTACCACCGATGATATTTGTTTTGAAATCCTTACCGAATATTTTAAAAGGTTCTTTTTCAATAATTTTATAATTCATCTCTTTATCCCCTTTCAAAGTAACCTGAATTGATAGACTATTAAAGGACTTTAGTTTAACACCTGACTCTCGCGCAGCCGTAGGAGTTATCCCATGAAATCTTTGAAAAGCTTTTGTAAAAGCTTCTGATGTTCCGTAACCATACTTAATGGCGATATCTGTAATCCTTTCCTTTGAAAATGATAGTTCCTGTGCTGCAAGAGTTAATCTCCTATTTCTTATATATTCTCCAACCGTAAACCCTGTCAACATGCTAAACATACGCTGAAAATGGTATGTTGATGAATAAGCGCATTGGGCTATCTTATCATAGTTAATTTCCTCCAAGATATTATCTTCCATATAATTAATAGCGTTCTGCATACTATTTATCCAATCCATAGCTCTCCTCCATATTTTGATAATAACACTTATATGTAATATCTGCCTGTTTTATATTGCTAATAAATGTCCTATTTATAATATTGTAATATAATTTTCAACACTACTATGCTTTCATAATTATTTATATCAACATTTTT is a window encoding:
- a CDS encoding FMN-dependent NADH-azoreductase — protein: MKKLLYITVNSKPESLSASKTIGRDFVNKFLDKYPDFEIEELDLYKEHIPRLEYAYFEGRNCVVSEEAARKLPEKEQTEIHKILELCNQFIQADVYVIASPMWSLSFPAPLKEYIDCIVQVGKTITFPKKADKPEGLLNDKPRTAVYIQSSGGNIAWMMRPMLNKGLDYIEDIMKFMGISEFERLLVDGTGTTKEEMTIAIEKSKKKIGSIIDKMDIKETVLS
- a CDS encoding phosphotransferase; the encoded protein is MNLEISEEFIGRVEQLLKKSQGEKCKLKVIEPYAVGANNTCYYLVTKNPDNKFFLKCENATIMPRTRCGQIEREVEGIKLMNKAGIPCKKIIQYDFTKEEIDTRYVLEEFIEGELLIEIWNDLNESEKQNIANEIEDIVEKMRNINFSYYGDIYENSIIGKYATWREAYLSISEILIEDARQLNIFTENELALISRATEFCSLKLSTNVPSSFNHRDLGTHNVIAINSEGVTKVGAIIDFGLSLAVPFYNFDYGIRKYGGWNFNEIDVLKKYNITKDEFDATELLFDLELTVFLASIEFAPDKPFGYISRIKVFVESCKKYL
- a CDS encoding AraC family transcriptional regulator, producing MDWINSMQNAINYMEDNILEEINYDKIAQCAYSSTYHFQRMFSMLTGFTVGEYIRNRRLTLAAQELSFSKERITDIAIKYGYGTSEAFTKAFQRFHGITPTAARESGVKLKSFNSLSIQVTLKGDKEMNYKIIEKEPFKIFGKDFKTNIIGGRCFSEIPEFYAKCISDGTSAKIIRNAGKPENGILDVGVLFNHNPQDGSMRYMIGCDVTDTNTNILTEFRILEIPSLTWAIFEVENNSDEDIHEMWRRIGSEWFPASSYEHADAPEMERYYGNNDTGCRCEIWIPVIKKTY